GCCGACGCTGCTGGTCGGTTCGGTGGCGGAGATCGTCGCCCAGATCGAGCGCATGCGGGAGAAGTTCGGGATCACGTACGTGTCGGTGCTGGAACGCAGCCTGGACGCGTTCGCCCCGGTGCTGGAGCAACTGAAGTAACCCGCGAGCCCCACGCACGGCGCCGCGAGTTCCGCGCTCGGCGCCGCGAGTTCCCCGTGTCGGCGGGCGAGCCTCGCGGTGGGGTGGGTCCGGCTCAACGCTGCCAGTTCAGCGTCGGGCGGGCGGTCCTCGCTCAATGCCGCGAGTTCCCGTTCAGTGCCGCGAGTGCCCCGCTCGGCGCCGCGAGTTCCCCGTGTCGGCGGGCGAGCCTCGCGGTGGGATGGGTCCAACTCAACGCTGCCAGTTCAGCGTCGGGTGGGCGATCCCACACTCAATGCCGCGAGTTCCCCGATCGGCGCCGCGAGTGCCCCGATCGGCCCGCGAGCTCCACGCTGGCGCCGGGCGGGTGATTCCCCGTTCAGCGCCGGCGAGTTGCCCGCTCCGCGGCGCGAGTTCGCTGTCAGCCGGTCGGCACGCCGGTGATCGCGTCGCGCAGGGCGTCCAGTGGCAGCCCGACCGCGTCCGCGAGCGCGACCACCGTGAAGAACGCCGGCGTCGGGATGCGGCCGGTCTCGATCTTCCGCAGCGTCTCGACCGAGACGCCCGCCTCCAGCGCCACCTCGGCCATGCTGCGGGAACCCCGCGCGGCTCGCAGTGCGGCACCGAGACGCTCGCCGCGTTCGCGTTCGGCTTCGGTCAGCGGGACTCGCACCATGTCCACAGTCTATCCGCCCACCTGTCCCCAGCCTGTGGACAACTCTGTGCACAGGCTGGGGACTACCAGAAGAAAAGGGGCGTGAAAACCGCCGGAACGGCAACTCTCCTGCTGTGTCGCACGTCTCACTGGGTACCAGTCGGAGAGGAGGCCGCCATGTTGCTGGCCGGCGGACTGATGTTCGTGTTGACCCTCGTCTACCTGGTGCTGTGCACCTGCACGGGCCGGTTCCGCGAGCTGAAGGAAGAACTGAAGAACCCCGCCGAGAACGAGCCCGGCGGGGTTCTGAAGACCGAGAACTAGGCGGTCGGGTCGGGCAGCGGCATACCAGGCAGCGTCTGGTCCCGCGGCACCACCCCGTCCACGAGGAAGTCCTCCACAACCTTGTCCACCGCCGCGTTGCCCCCGGCGTAGATCCCGTGGTCACCCTCGCCGGTCACGGTGATCATCCGCGAGCCCTTGAACGCGCGGTGCGCGCGCTCGGCGCCCTCGATCGGCGTCGCCGGGTCGTGCGTCGACTGCACCATCAGCACCGGCGGGACGCCCCGGCCGTCCAGGACCGGCAGCGGCTCCGGCTTGTTGTTCCAGAAGATGCACGGCTGGATCAGCCATCCCCAGCCCAGCAGCGGGTACTGCGGCCCCAGCTGTGCCGACTGCCGCACCGCCGTGTTCCGGTTGCCGAACCACGGACCCTCGTTGCACGGGATCGTCCAGAAGCTCGCGTCGTAGGCGTCGTCGTAGTCGGTGGGCACCACCAGCGGCTGCGGACCGACCGCATCGGTCACCGCCTTCACCTGGTCCAGCAACGCGGTCTGCTGTTGGGCCG
The window above is part of the Amycolatopsis thermoflava N1165 genome. Proteins encoded here:
- a CDS encoding helix-turn-helix domain-containing protein, with translation MVRVPLTEAERERGERLGAALRAARGSRSMAEVALEAGVSVETLRKIETGRIPTPAFFTVVALADAVGLPLDALRDAITGVPTG